A genomic window from Triticum urartu cultivar G1812 chromosome 7, Tu2.1, whole genome shotgun sequence includes:
- the LOC125524197 gene encoding oryzain alpha chain-like, with product MRSSTAPMAAASLVLLLVSLAAADIQIPYRERSEEETRRIFVEWKAKYGRSYDSIREDERRYAIFKDNLLRNIDQQSAAGIQRQLNNFSDHTHGEEFRAFRPCYIPLDGYGDWTKTKGAWIAYMLFVSTFIVVLAFCKLHA from the coding sequence ATGAGGAGCTCCACGGCTCCCATGGCCGCGGCATCGCTCGTACTGCTGCTGGTGTCGCTGGCGGCGGCGGACATCCAGATACCCTACAGGGAGAGGAGCGAGGAGGAGACGCGGCGGATCTTCGTGGAGTGGAAGGCCAAGTACGGGAGGAGCTACGACTCCATCCGCGAGGACGAGCGCCGGTACGCGATCTTCAAGGACAACCTGCTGCGGAACATCGACCAGCAGAGCGCCGCTGGGATCCAGCGGCAGCTCAACAATTTCTCCGACCACACCCATGGTGAGGAGTTCAGAGCCTTTCGCCCATGTTACATTCCACTAGATGGCTACGGCGACTGGACGAAGACCAAGGGAGCGTGGATTGCATACATGCTGTTTGTTTCTACTTTCATTGTTGTTCTTGCATTTTGTAAATTGCATGCATAG